The DNA region GGTTCATCCCCATGCATATGGGGAACATGGGCTGTATAAAGGTGTAGGCAATAATGAGGACGGTTCATCCCCATGCATATGGGGAACATTTGGCCTTTCAACTTTGCGCCCTTTTCTTTTGCGGTTCATCCCCATGCATATGGGGAACATTGTAAGCGCTTCTGCAAAGTTGCGGGATGCAACGGTTCATCCCCATGCATATGGGGAACATTAACCTATTTAATGTAACTTTACCATGAAAAACGGTTCATCCCCATGCATATGGGGAACATTGAAATTTCTATCCAACGACAACTCTTTAAACCGGTTCATCCCCATGCATATGGGGAACATAGTCCATCCCTGAACCCTGCTCCGGCTGTGCCCGGTTCATCCCCATGCATATGGGGAACATTTTAGTAACACGCATACAGTTGACACAATACCCGGTTCATCCCCATGCATATGGGGAACATATTGTCTCCCATTTTCGCAAATTCTCATCATACGGTTCATCCCCATGCATATGGGGAACATGGCTAAGCTCTGCTTTTAGCCGGGCTTTTCGGCGGTTCATCCCCATGCATATGGGGAACATCTCTTCTGTATCATACAATGATGCCTAAATTACGGTTCATCCCCATGCATATGGGGAACATTGACATGGGAGATTTTTACAAAGTAGAATGCACGGTTCATCCCCATGCATATGGGGAACATTTTTAATAGGAAAAATCTGGTTCTGTCGCATTCGGTTCATCCCCATGCATATGGGGAACATGTTTTTCTATTGTCATTTGTAAAACATCCTTTCGGTTCATCCCCATGCATATGGGGAACATGTCTCCGGCATTTCGTTTTTTCTTTGGTTTCCGGTTCATCCCCATGCATATGGGGAACATGTAAACCTTTATCGATTAAAACCTGTTTTGCACGGTTCATCCCCATGCATATGGGGAACATGGCAATTAAAAAAGGTCATGCAAAAGGGCAGCCGGTTCATCCCCATGCATATGGGGAACATTATAGCGTGTTTATAATCGACTCTGACAATGACGGTTCATCCCCATGCATATGGGGAACATTATTCTTTTGCCGGTAGTTACTATCAGATCGTCGGTTCATCCCCATGCATATGGGGAACATGAATTATTATTTGTACTGCATACTGCACACAACGGTTCATCCCCATGCATATGGGGAACATGCATCGGCGTGTTACAAACACGGGAAATAGTCGGTTCATCCCCATGCATATGGGGAACATACTAAGTTGTATCTTTGGAAAATTCAAAGACTTAAAATTTCCAAAAAAAGCTACCGTTTTAAAAGGTACTTATAAAATGTAATATTTCAAAGATCAAAAGTCAACTTTCAAGCCCATCTCTGAATAGCTTCCGGGTGGAAAGCGACCAACTTTAAACCATCCATTTCAACTGGAACCCTTCTGTTTTTTCCATGAGTAACAAAATCAAATCCAGATTCGGTATTGGTTTTCCACATCATCACAGCATTTCCATCATCAATAAAGCTAACCACCTGCTTCCACAACATCTCCCTCACCCGCTTAGACTGAGTGCCGACATATACTCCACAGTGTACTTCAATCAGATAAACACCTAATCTGCCACGTAATCTTGGAGGCGCATTTTCAACTACGATGACCATCATCTCCGGTCTTCTCCTTTTCCGGTATAGCAACAGGTACAGCTTCGGCATGTGCTTTGGGAATATCCAATCCACCAGCCGCAAGTACTTCATCAATAAAAGGAATTATATCATTGAGCACTTTCCATTCTCTAAAAGCATCCCTGCACGCAAGCCTCACCTTGCGCTCAATGTCGGTAGTCTCTTTGGCTGCGATTTTAAAAGCAATGGGCACTACTGTTTGAAATTTAAACATATCTGCTACATCATAAACAAAAGACAAAGGTTTACCAGTATGAATAAATCCAATTGCGGGTGCATATCCGGCAGCCAGAATGGCAGCTTCACATACCCCATATAAACAGGATGTGGCTGCACTGAGACATTTATTTGGAGTGTCACTTAAATCCCAGTGGTCAGGATTGTAATTTCGCCGAGTCCACTTGATTCCATACTTTGCAGCAAGTAATTGGTATGTCGCCCGCACCCGTGCACCTTCAATTCCCCTAAGCTGCTCAATACTTCTTCTTGCCGGTGGATCTTCACCAAACCTGATTTTATACATCCTGCGGACAACATTAAGCCTCGCAGTTGGATCAAGTGCAAGCTTTGCCTGATATAATAATCTATCAGAACGCGCTCCGCCAGGCTGACCTGCAGCATACACCCTGACACCAGCTTCACCTACCCATACAAGCAAACACCCAACTCTTGAGGCCAAAACAACAGCTGCATGTGATACCCGTGTACCAGGCTGCAACAACAAACAAGCAACTGATCCTACCGGTATCTGTGTACGTATACCGGTTTTGTCAACCAAAACAAAAGAACCGTCAAGAACATCAAGTTCGCCATATTCCAAAAAAAGCATCGATACACGCTCTTTCATCATTATTGGCTTTGGAGGTGGTAGACCGTTCATTCCTTTAAACTCCTGAGGGAAGGGGGATGTAGCGCGGATTATAAGGATTGCGCGAATTGCACGGATTAAAAGACAGGCGGATTGTGATCATAGAAAAATTAATAGACAATACAATAAATACAGAGCTGCTCGTAGTGATTGAACCTGCAACGCGACATTGATAAGGACAAAAGAGCACGATACAAGGCATAGAAAAAAATCGGCTCATACCGCGGCCCTCTCATATTGTTCACCTTTATAGCGATTCTTACTGCTTATAAACCGCTCGAACTGTAAACTTTTACCGCCGAAATTTATCAATAATCCTATTTCAAGACGATATGCTGTGAGATAATTTAATGTTTGTGCTCTGTGAACATCTTCAAGTGTTGAGACTGCCTTTAACTCCACAAGCACCCGATCTTCCACAATGAAATCGGCTCTTCTTGTTCCAACTTCATGGTTCTTATAGTAAAGAGTCTTTTCCTGCTCCCGCCTGAAACCAATTCCACGATCCTTTAACTCTAAAACAAGACATCGCTGATAGATAACTTCCTGAAAACCATTTCCCATCTGGCCATGTACCTCCATCGCCGCACCGATTATTTCCCGTGTGAGATCTGAATGCTTAAGATCCTTCTCACTCACATAAACCTCCTTAGGATAGGGATTAGGAAAAAGAATAACGCGGATTAAACAGGTTGGATTTAGGCAATTTGTTATACCTGCACAAATCGCTTTTAGTGCTCTCTATTGCTCACTGGAACAAAAATTGTGAGCAACTTCTGGTCCTAAAAATCCGCGACATCCTTTAATCCGCTTCAATCCGTGATACAGACGTTTTTTCTTCACCTCCCCTTTCTCTTCACCAGCATCAATCCGCAACCGAATGCTTTTGCCGGACCTACACCCCTGTAAAGAGCACATTTTACGAATAATTCCGGGTCATTTACTGTAAGCAGACCTTCGTATTTTATCGAGCTAAACCTTATCTCCCGCCCTCCTTTAGCTTGTTTAAAACGGTGCTGCAGATATCCGTCAACACA from Chitinispirillum alkaliphilum includes:
- a CDS encoding GxxExxY protein, whose protein sequence is MSEKDLKHSDLTREIIGAAMEVHGQMGNGFQEVIYQRCLVLELKDRGIGFRREQEKTLYYKNHEVGTRRADFIVEDRVLVELKAVSTLEDVHRAQTLNYLTAYRLEIGLLINFGGKSLQFERFISSKNRYKGEQYERAAV
- a CDS encoding CRISPR-associated protein Cas2, which codes for MMVIVVENAPPRLRGRLGVYLIEVHCGVYVGTQSKRVREMLWKQVVSFIDDGNAVMMWKTNTESGFDFVTHGKNRRVPVEMDGLKLVAFHPEAIQRWA
- a CDS encoding CRISPR-associated protein Cas1 is translated as MNGLPPPKPIMMKERVSMLFLEYGELDVLDGSFVLVDKTGIRTQIPVGSVACLLLQPGTRVSHAAVVLASRVGCLLVWVGEAGVRVYAAGQPGGARSDRLLYQAKLALDPTARLNVVRRMYKIRFGEDPPARRSIEQLRGIEGARVRATYQLLAAKYGIKWTRRNYNPDHWDLSDTPNKCLSAATSCLYGVCEAAILAAGYAPAIGFIHTGKPLSFVYDVADMFKFQTVVPIAFKIAAKETTDIERKVRLACRDAFREWKVLNDIIPFIDEVLAAGGLDIPKAHAEAVPVAIPEKEKTGDDGHRS